In the genome of Candidatus Eisenbacteria bacterium, the window TTTCACGTTCGAAAGGGAGGAGGATCCGCTCCTCGGCGGATCCGAATCGAACCGAACCGTGCGCGTGGGGCTCGTATCGCTCAAGCGTTGAGGCCCGAAAGCGAAGACAGCGCTCCTCGCGATCAGGCGGGAGTCTCCGCTTCTTCGGTCTCCTGCGAGCGGATGAAGCGAACGCGCTGAATCCGGCGCTCCTTCACGATCTCGACGACCAGCTCTCCCCCGCGGAACAGCATCATCCATCCGACCTCCGGGAACTCGCCCGCCGTTTCGAGAAGGACCCCCGCGACCGTGTCCGCTTCCGTCTCGGGGAGCGCCACGCCGGTCGCCTCCTCGAAGTCGCCGATCGCGCACCCGCCGGCCAAGAGGAACTCGTTCGGCCCGACGCGGACGACCGGGGGCGCCTCGCGGTCGAACTCGTCCTGAATCTCCCCGACGAGCTCCTCGATCACGTCCTCCAGGGTCAGCATCCCGAGCGTTCCTCCGTGCTCGTCCAAGACGATTCCGAGATGAACCTTTTTTCTGCGAAATTCCTCGAGGATCGTCGGGAGCGGCGTGTGTTCGGGGAAGAAGAGGATCTCGCGCTTCAAGCGCCGGATGTCGACGGGCCCCGCCGTCGCCCCACGCACCGCCCGAAAGAGATCCTTCGAGTGGACGAAGCCGATCACGCGATCCACGCTCCCCTCGCAGAGCGGGAATCGCGTGTGGCCGCACTTCTCGGCGAGGCGGAGGTTCTTCTCGGCGTCGCTGTCGACGGAGAGGAAGACGACATCGGTCCGCGGGACCATCACCTGGTGGGCTTCGGTGCGATAGAAATCGAAAACGCGCTCCAGCATCCGCGTCTCCGGGGCCGTGAGCATCCCGTTCTCCGCGGAGCGGCTCAGCATCACGCGGATGTCCGCCTCGGTGAGAACGTGCTCGGGCGGCATGTTCGACTCGACGCCGAACAGCCGGAGCGTGAGAAGCGACGCGCCGTTCGTGAGAGCGATGACCGGATAGAACATGAGGTAGAAGAGGCGGAGGAGGGGGGAGAGGTTGAGGGCGAGACCGTGCGGTCTGCGGATCGCGAGGGACTTCGGCGCGATCTCGCCGAGGATAACGTGGAGCAGGGTGATGATCGAGAAGCCCACGATGAAGGACACGGTGTGGAGCGTCGCGTCCGACTCGACCCCCGCGAGGCGGAAGAGCGGATGAAGAAGCCGCGCGACGAACGGTTCGCCGATCCAACCGAGAGCGAGGCTCGCGAGAGTGATGCCGAGCTGGCATGCGGTGAGGTACGCATCCAGGTGGCGGATCACGAAGAGCGTGATTCGGGCGCGGCGCCCTCCGCGTAGGGCTCGTTCCTCGATTGGTGCCGTCGGGACTCGGACGATGGCGAACTCGGCGGCGACGAAGAACGCGTTCAAGAGGACGAACAAGAGAACCGCGAGGATCTTGAGTAACGGACCTTCCATCGGCTCCGCCGCAACGAGCGGCTACACCTCCTCGGGAGTCATTCCGATCGCGAGAATGCTGCAAGCGACGATCGCGCGGAGGCCGAGCTCGCGCGCCCTCTCGATGAGCTCGTCGCTCTCCGCGCCGGGGTTCACGAACACCTCGCGAATCTTTTTCGAGGCGATCTCGTCTAGAACGCGGATGCCCACTTGAGGCGGAACGTATAGAGATGCGATTTCGACATCGCCGGGGATGTCGCGGACGGACTTGTACGTGGGAAGCCCCTCGACCTCGGCCGCGTTCGGCGTGACCGGATAGACGCGATAGCCCTGCTTCGCGTACGCTCGCACCGCCTTGTTCCCGTACTTCTCCCGGTTGGTTGAGGCGCCGATGATGGCGATGGTCTTCTTTTCGCTTTCGTTCATGAGCCTTCCCCCGAAACCTTCGATTCCGATCGACGGAAAGATCCTAGCACAGGCATCCCGAGGGGGGAAGACGCTTCGCGGTGCGCGGTGCTTCGCGCCGCGTTACCGCGCGCCGAACCGATCTCTCGTCGTCACGCGCTCCGCTCCGGGCGCGAGGCGAACATCGAGCACGCGGTTCTCCACCGGGAACTCCTCCGACGGGTTCCAGACCCCGACCGCGCCGCTGTTCGTGTATTTGTACTCGACGCGCATCCCCGCCGGGAACTCGAAGGTCGCCGACCAGATGCCGTCCCCCGCCTTCTCGTCTCCGTTCGTTCCGTCGTCGAACATGCGGACCTTGTTCGGGGTCCAATCGGCGAGCTCCGGACGATTGCCGACGATGTAGATCGCGTCGGCCACGCGCTCCGCGGTCGCATCGCACGTGAAGAGAACGGGGATCGTCTCGCCGCTCCCGATCGCCATCGTTCCGCCCGCCGCGGGGAGCGCCGCCCCCTTCCCGAGAAGCGATCGGATCTCGGGCGGGTTTCCGATCGGGGCGCCGGCCTCGCGGGCGTAGCGATAGACGTTCTCGATGTGCGTGAGGAACGCGCGGTCGAACGGATCGTCGCCTCCCGGCGCGTTCTGATCGGAGCCGTACCACCAGAACCAATCGGAGCCCTCCGCCGCGTACATCCCTTCCCACGCCATCGCCCCGTTGAAGGAAGGATCGCCCGGCGGCGGAAGCGGAGCGGACGGATCCGGCGCCGGGATCCCCGATGCGGCGAGTGCCGCGCGCGTTTCCCCGAGAAGATTCCACGCGGCGTTCTCCTCCGGCTCGCCGATCCACGTCGCGAAGGTCCCGTCGATCCAACTTCCGGGCCAGAGCGTTTCGAGCGGGGTCATCCGGGGAATCGGATGCGCCGGGACGCTCCGGCTCGGATTCCCCTCGATGTACTCGCTGACGGTGACCGTCACGATCTTTCGCTCGTCGTAAAGCTTCGAGAGCTTCCGGTAGAGCGCGTGCAGGAAATCCTTCGCGTCGTTGTCGCGAACGTACCATTCCCACGCGTTCTCGCCGTCGAGGATCACGGTGAGCAGGCGATCCTCCCCCTCGCCCGGCTCCGGCGCGCGGCGGAGCGCCTCGCGGATGAAATCATCCGCCGCCTCCTCGCCGAATAGTCGCTGATAGCGGAACCCGATCCGGTCCGAGAGCTCCGTGTCGCGAAAGACGACCGCGACCGTGCCCCTTCGTCCATTCTCGTCGACCTCGACGCGGTAGGGGCGTCCGAGCGGCATCCCGGCCGGAGTCGAGCGTTTCAAGACGTGATCTGCGGTCGCCATCCATCGGATCCCGCTCTCCGCGAGAAGAGGAACGATCGACTCGGAGACCGAGCCCTCCCCCGGCCACATGCCGCGAGGCCTCGCGCCGAAGAGGCCCTCGTAGAAGCGAACCGCCTTGACCACCTGCGCGCGCGCGTCCTCGGGATACGAGAAGCGCTTGGGGCTCGGGTCTCCGGGGCGGCTGATCTTGGCCGCGTCGGTGTCGTCGATGAGCGGAAGGATCGGGTGATAGTAGGGGGTCGTGAGAACCTCGATCTGCCCCTCCCGCCGCGCCGGATCGTAGAGCAGTCTTCTGTGGATCGGAACGATTGATGAAAGAACTTTATAGGTCTCAGCGACAAGGCGGTTCAGGGTTTCCTCCGCGACCGGTCCGCGCAGCCGGAAGGTTCCGTCCTCTTTCTCCGCGACGAGATCTGAGAGGTCGACGGTCAATCCCTCCGGAAGCTCGACCGGACCGCGGAGGAAGTCGGGGTCGAACCACGCGAGATAGAACCAGAACTGGATCCGGCGCTTCTCGTCTCCTGTGTAGTTCCCGCCCTTCTCCCGGAGCGCGAGATACTCGGGGAAACGCTGGATCGCGACGTCCGAGAACCCGAAACAGTTCCACGCGTTCTTGAAGAGAAAACCGTCCTCGCGCTCCCCGAACTCCTCGACGGGGGTGAGGGCGAGATCGATCCACGGATCGGTCTTCCCGCGCCACGCGGCGAGAAACGCGTCCGCGTCGATTCGGTTCGCGATCGGATCGACGTACGGACCGAGCCGCTCGACGTAGTAGCTCTGAAGCTGGAATAGAAGAACCGAGGTCAGGTTCACGTTGAAGTGAACGTTCGGGTACTGCTCCAGGATCGCCGCCATGTCGTAGTAGTCCTTGGTTCCGTGCGCGCGGACCCACGGCCCCTGAAGCTCGTCCTTCGCCGGGTCGAGATAGAGCGGCTGGTGCTGGTGCCAGATGATGTTGAGATAGAGGGTCCCCTTGTCGCTCGGGTAGTCGTCGCCGATCCGGATCTCGCGGTCTTCCTCGTTGAAGGAGATCGAGCCGTCCGACCGGACGACGAGAAGCGAATTGAAGCCGCCGAAGTTGTCGTCCACCTTGGTCGGGTTCTCGGGGTCCTCTTTCCAGTTGCTCCCGTCGATCACGAACTTGTAGCGATAGACGCCGGGCGAGAGGGGGACGACGACGCTCCACACGTCCCCTTCGCGCTGCATCGGCGTCGCGGTCGTCGACCACGCGTTCATCTCGCCGGCGAGGTTCACGCGCGAGGCGCCCGGGGCGCGGAACGTGAAGCGAATGCCGTCCTCGACCGGCTGCGGCTCCGCAGCCGCCGCGGCGAACAGCCCGAAGAGCGCGGCGAGCACGGTCGCGCATCTCATCATCGTCTTCATCTCGATTTCCTCCTCCAGAAGTTCGTCCGCCGCCGTGCGACGAAACGCATCGCTTCATTGTAGCTCCGTCGGGCTCCGGCGGACCACGCTTCCCTGTGGCGGGAGGGAGCGCGGCTTCCCCGGCAAGTCGGAGGCGATCTTGGCGCGCGAAAAAAAATCATTTCCTCTTGCACCGCGCGGGACCGATCGGTAGGATTCCTCTCGTCGACGATCCGCGGAGCGACGAGCGGGTCGTTCGGATTCGATCCGGGGTGGTTGTTCGGGGTGGTTGCCGGGCTGGTGGAATCGGGGCGCCTTCGGGTTCCCTCTTCACCCAGCGGGCGTAGCCCGGGCCACCCCGTTTTCATTGGGGGCGCCGCGCGGCGCCTCTCCGCCTCTTTTCCCGTTTTCCGTTCGCCCGATCCGCGATAGGATGAAAGGACCGAGGCGACGGATTTCGATTCGCGGGGGGACGCCCCGCCGGGAGCGAGCATGAAGACGAAGGATTACATCGAGCTGGAAGACCGATACGGCGCCCACAACTATCATCCGCTCGACGTGGTCGTCGAGAGGGCCGAAGGAGTCTGGGTCTACGACGTCGAGGGGAAGAAGTATCTCGACTGTCTCGCCGCGTACTCTGCGGTGAATCAGGGGCATTGCCATCCGCGAATTCTCGGCGTCCTTCGCGAGCAGGCGGCGCGCGTCACGCTCACCTCGCGCGCGTTTCGGAACAACCGGCTCGGGCTTCTCTACAGGGATCTCGTCGAGATGACCGGGATGGAGAAAGTCCTCCCGATGAACAGCGGCGCCGAGGCGGTGGAGACCGCGATCAAGGCGGCGCGGAAGTGGGGCTACACGGTCAAGGGAATCCCCGAAGGGAAGGCGGAGATCGTCGTCTGCGAGAACAACTTTCATGGGCGCACGACGACTCTTGTCGGTTTCTCGAGCGAAGAGCAATACAAGAAGGGTTTCGGACCGTTCACGCCCGGCTTCACGATGATCCCCTACGGCGACGCGAAGGCGCTTCGCCGGGCGATCACGCCGCACACATGCGCGTTCCTCGTCGAGCCGATTCAAGGCGAGGCGGGGATCATCATCCCGCCCGATGGATATCTCCGCGAGGCGGCGGCGATCTGCCGGGATGCGAAGGCTCTCCTCATCCTCGACGAGATTCAGTCGGGGCTCGGACGGACCGGGAAGCTCTTCGCGTACGAGTGGGAAGGGATCCGGCCGGACGGGGTGATCATCGGCAAGGCCCTCTCCGGCGGGTTCTACCCGGTGTCGGCGTTTCTCTCGAGCCGTGAAGTGATGGACGTGTTCCATCCCGGCGATCACGGGAGCACGTTCGGCGGGAACCCGCTCGCATGCGCGATCGCGCGCGAGGCGCTCGCCGTCCTCCGCGACGAGCGTCTCGTCGAGAACGCCGCGGCGCTGGGTCCCTACTTCATCGAAAGACTCCGCTCGATCCGCTCCGACCGCCTGAAGGAGGTCCGCGGCCGCGGCCTCTGGATCGGCGTCGAGCTCGACCGCCCGGCGCGCCCTGATTGTGAAGCCCTAAAGGAAAAGGGGATGCTCTGCAAGGAGACGCACGCCCACACGATTCGGATCGCCCCGCCTCTCGTCATCAAGAAGGAAGAAGTCGATTGGGCGTTCGAGCAGGTGAGGTCGGTGCTCGAAGCGCCTGCGCTCGCGAGGGCGTAGGACGAGATTGCCGCGCGTCTCTCGCGCTATCGGAAGACGATCGGGTTGGAGAAGAGAAGCGGGATCTCTTCGCCCTCTCTCTCGGCTGCCGCGAGGTACACCTCGAGGCGCACGAAGCAGGGCCGGTCGAGCGCGATCCGGTTCTCTTGCGATGGATCGATTTCGGTCCGGTCGCGAAGGTAGGCGACCTCGTCTTCGCTCTCGTCGATTAGCCCCTGCACGAGACGCACCTTGGCTCCCGCGGGGAACGGATCGAGCCGCACGCGGAGAGGAAGCGTTCCCCCCGGGAGCGCCGCGCGGTCTCCGCATCGATACGGCCCGACACGGAAATCGAACGCGCCGTCCCACCGGCTGATGTCGCCGAACGACATCCGTCCCGCCCGCATGCCGCGGAGGAGCGATTCGGCCGAGTTGTCTTCCGCCCAAATCCACGTGACGAACCAGTTGGGGGACTCCGTTCCGAACCAGATATCTCCGTGGGAGTCGGACGTTCCGTCCCCGTATAGGAACAGCCCGCGTGCCGTGAGCCGGTCCCACAGCGCGAGATGATCGCGAAGACTCCGCCCGCCTCGCGCCGAGTATCCGACCTCGATGATGTCGGCGCCGTACGCGCCGGCCGAGAGGATCTTCTCCGCGCGATCGCGGATCGCGAGGCGCGCTTTCTCTTCGTCATCCCGGGCGAGGCGGGGCGCCACGCCGAAAGGATGGTTGAGAGAAACCGCGCCTCCTTTCTCGTGAACCTCCGCGACCCATGCGTGCACCGGTCGCCCGCGGTTCCATCGGTTGAAGAGGGACGGAGCGAGAGCGGAGTCGGGATAGAACGCGTTCAGATGCGGTTCGACCCACGAGTACTCGGCACCGACGTGCGCGACGACGCCGTACTCCCGCTCGTACTTGTCGGCGAGGCGCCGCTCGCCCGCGAGGAAGGACGCCGGATCGTGCACCGGATTCCAGAGAAGGAGGGAGCGGACGCCGAGCGCGGCGGAAGCGCCGTTCCACGCTTGCACGCCCCATTCAATCTCGCGAAGCGAGGCGTCTTCGCCGTCCTGGAGAAGACGAGCGGCGGCCGTCAGATCGAAGGAGAGATCGGCATCGCCCTCCGTCCAGGGAAGAGACACGAGCACGGTGGACGGATCGAGAAG includes:
- a CDS encoding HlyC/CorC family transporter, with amino-acid sequence MEGPLLKILAVLLFVLLNAFFVAAEFAIVRVPTAPIEERALRGGRRARITLFVIRHLDAYLTACQLGITLASLALGWIGEPFVARLLHPLFRLAGVESDATLHTVSFIVGFSIITLLHVILGEIAPKSLAIRRPHGLALNLSPLLRLFYLMFYPVIALTNGASLLTLRLFGVESNMPPEHVLTEADIRVMLSRSAENGMLTAPETRMLERVFDFYRTEAHQVMVPRTDVVFLSVDSDAEKNLRLAEKCGHTRFPLCEGSVDRVIGFVHSKDLFRAVRGATAGPVDIRRLKREILFFPEHTPLPTILEEFRRKKVHLGIVLDEHGGTLGMLTLEDVIEELVGEIQDEFDREAPPVVRVGPNEFLLAGGCAIGDFEEATGVALPETEADTVAGVLLETAGEFPEVGWMMLFRGGELVVEIVKERRIQRVRFIRSQETEEAETPA
- a CDS encoding CoA-binding protein, whose translation is MNESEKKTIAIIGASTNREKYGNKAVRAYAKQGYRVYPVTPNAAEVEGLPTYKSVRDIPGDVEIASLYVPPQVGIRVLDEIASKKIREVFVNPGAESDELIERARELGLRAIVACSILAIGMTPEEV
- the rocD gene encoding ornithine--oxo-acid transaminase — protein: MKTKDYIELEDRYGAHNYHPLDVVVERAEGVWVYDVEGKKYLDCLAAYSAVNQGHCHPRILGVLREQAARVTLTSRAFRNNRLGLLYRDLVEMTGMEKVLPMNSGAEAVETAIKAARKWGYTVKGIPEGKAEIVVCENNFHGRTTTLVGFSSEEQYKKGFGPFTPGFTMIPYGDAKALRRAITPHTCAFLVEPIQGEAGIIIPPDGYLREAAAICRDAKALLILDEIQSGLGRTGKLFAYEWEGIRPDGVIIGKALSGGFYPVSAFLSSREVMDVFHPGDHGSTFGGNPLACAIAREALAVLRDERLVENAAALGPYFIERLRSIRSDRLKEVRGRGLWIGVELDRPARPDCEALKEKGMLCKETHAHTIRIAPPLVIKKEEVDWAFEQVRSVLEAPALARA